In the genome of Zootoca vivipara chromosome 6, rZooViv1.1, whole genome shotgun sequence, the window actttgggaagaaggcgtAAGCTTCTGGCATGGTCCTAAAGCCGTCCGGTCTCCTTCCCAAGGCCTCCCTTACCTGGATTTGAAAAGGCTCCCCCCTGGCTCAGCGCCCAGTTCGTgtcgcactgccctaaatccgtaCTTACTAAAGGCTTATCCACACTCTGGAAAACCAAACCGCAAAGCATGGAAAATCCGAGTTGACCGAGCGCTAAAGTTTGGGGGGGGCGCACTCCAATGTGAAGATTTGAAAAGAGCTAGGAAAAAGTTAGGTGCGAGTGAGCCCTAAGACAGTATGGGCTACAGGAGCAGCCATCATGGCTACATTCCCTCCAACAGTCCCAGCTCCAGCACCGGCTTTAGGGCGCTGCAGACAGCTTCCCTGAGTTGGGATCCTTGCTTTGGGTTTTGTACCATATGGATCTAAGAATGTCTATAGTGGAAAATGAGATCTGAGTTGGCACTCTGTCAAGTATGGGATAACGTTTTCACCATGCAACGTCTTCTGATCTCCTAACAAGCGGGATGAGTGATTACTTAATAAACAGCTGCTGTCATCTTAATTTCCCCcataaactttgtgcaaacaaatcaggatgggtgGCCAATAAGCGAGTCAGCTGGAAGCAACCTTTATCTGTTTCTCAAAAGGCAATCTGTCCTTTGTTTGCTGAAACCTGGGCTACAACCCGTTCCCAGTCAGGAGTACTTGGAGACAGGATTGGTGGGCAGAGAGAGATTTCCTAGCCATTCGAAAAACTACTCCTTGGGAGTGACCAGCCAGTCTCCAAAACGAAAGGAAGGTTTTTGGCAATTCTGCCAGGACTACTAAAGCAATTTCCAGCACCAGGCCTGGTTCCAGCAACCAATTTTTGCCTCAATTTCTGACTTTGCAATAACATAAAATATGGAAGCATGTGCCCATTTGCACCTTTGAAATGGTGCGGggtgtgctctgtgtgtgtgcatgcgtgcctATTCAGCCACACAGAAAATATGGGGAAAGTGAAGGCCACACTCAGTTTTAATCTGACTGCTTTGGGTTACCAATTTCCTCGTTCCTAGCCTCTCGTACTTCTGGGATGGAAGACCCGGTGGAGCTGCTGTTATATTCTCCCACAGCTAGAGCCCTGACTAGGGGTCACTTGAGAGAGCAGCCGGCAATGTAAAGCTAGCTCCCAGGCAAAAAAAAGACTGATTTTTTGTAGAAAGAGGAGGGGGGCTGGAGGAGTGGCCAAGGGGAGGAAGCGTAGAGCGCCAGCAGCTAATCACAGACAGCTGAGGAGGAACAGAGTGAAAGACTTTAGAGGCTGCGTTCAGGGAAcaccaaaaaggaaaaggagagcagGCCGTTCACCATGAGCAACTACGAGAAGCTGAAAGAGGACCCCATCACTCAGGATCCACCTCCTTACTCTGACAAAGACTCACAACCAACTAAAGACCCTAAGCCAACTAAATCTCTTTCTGGATCAGAACCCCATTGCATGGGCTGGCCCTCTAACCCTGTGCCATCCCAGTACCAACATTATGTTGCAGCTGGTACAGGATCCCACCAAGTTTCGATCCTTCAACCTCCGCAGGCCACCATCATCATTCGTGGTCCACCTGCCAATGAGCCTGATTACTTGGCCTACTCTATCTGTACCATGCtttgctgctgcctccccctaGGCATTGCTGCCTTGGTTTACTCTATCAAGGTAAGTGagcccctccctctttttctttgggCTGGGGGAGATGTAGTGCTATAATAACAGAGGGTCCAAGAGGCCCCATGGCCTTTTAGCAGAGGCCTGTAGAAGGCTACAGGGTGGCTTGTGGTGTAGCCGATATTCAGGGGGGCAGGTGAGCCTAAGGCTTCTGGATTTCAAGGTTTGGgggccatttccccaccccaataattCAAGCCACTGTGTTGTCTACAGGGACAGGGAGAAATGGCAGAGCACAAAGTGGGTGGTTGTTTCAAAGAGAACAGTATAAGGGGATCGCTAAGGTGCTGCTTTTGCTCAGTCGAGGCAAAACTCGGGCAGGGTGAGGTTCAAAGACGGGACTGAGTCATGTCTGTGTGCAGGAGGGTTCCAGCTGGCTGGAGGGGCTCAAGCTAAGATCTGCAACTCTGAATCTCCTACGCTTCAGCAGGAAATAAAATGAGCCTCACCACCTAAAGAGGACTTGACTCCTGTTCCCTGGCAGGCACAGGATGACTCTCAGGCAGCCAACATCCAGAGAGGTAGATGGGTtagcctgttgcagcaaaacagGAAAGAGTTTCTGATGACTACTTCAAAGTTGCATGGATTCTTTGGGACATTTGTTTTCACAAACTAGGCGTTGTCTAAGCTTCTGGGCAGCTTtctgagttaggggtgggtggcactgtttTGTGGTGGTCcaggtcctacttggatggtcatttctaGAGGGTGATGCTTAGGGAGTGCTCTTCGACCCCCTGGACCCTTcagtgtggggttcctcagggtttgaTTTTATCCCCTCTGCTGTTTAACAGTGGCAtaaaaccactgagtggggttatctggagttttggagtacagtggtaccttggttgtcgaacttaatccattccggaagtccactGGACTCCcagaactgttcaaaaaccaaggtgcggcttcctgcactcaataccgtgtttctcatattttaaggcatccccaaaaaataagccatgacaggatttctaagggttggtgaaaaataagacataccccgaaaataagccatgtcgtgtagccccgaccgagcgagaggcgaaggcgcgggacccagcaggagctccctgcctgcttccccgagccgtcgcgcatcgggggacagagccgaagatcggc includes:
- the LOC118087637 gene encoding interferon-induced transmembrane protein 1-like — encoded protein: MSNYEKLKEDPITQDPPPYSDKDSQPTKDPKPTKSLSGSEPHCMGWPSNPVPSQYQHYVAAGTGSHQVSILQPPQATIIIRGPPANEPDYLAYSICTMLCCCLPLGIAALVYSIKTQEGNFNGDVISAKRNSRMARILNHTALGVGCFCVVMYIIIIATLYWQLKNQHPLD